One Sphingobacteruim zhuxiongii DNA window includes the following coding sequences:
- a CDS encoding DUF4886 domain-containing protein, which yields MSSLSLSGVAQEKDSVVFLGDTLSLTSKQIQYWKKKSDDILLPIANETDKFLIQKTGTLSFRDQRFQIADPLDDGVTKILVIGNSFSDDGVEYYLHDLAKQSGKPLVIGNLFRGGAPLDFHLKNATEDNAIYDYRKTYIDGAKVNTRKTSILTALKDENWDIICFQQASLLSGDLASVKKDLPSLFAYVQKNYPISSVRYAYHQTWAYAQNASTKNFEKYNRNQELMYQKIVDVSKEIKDIIPIDFIIPAGTAIQNGRTSYIGDNFTREGYHLDLKIGRFTAACTWYQSLFHDLNQNSYVPFNLSRNQIDVARNAAIAAVKNPFELTRNENLKLPVQSSSFSSIQVNFGADLIMSGWNSFLFERAGTRLSDLNNLDNKSTSVAIEIIRNFDKRASEGPARTAIDFKMPAEVSKSNFSVQLGEQDALLPFLKIEGLNPKKKYTVSIFASQNQQVNPLYYWVKGSNTTSELLNTSYNKNRLLTFKNLIPRMDGTLELGFKQASKTSTSTAVINALRISESNEL from the coding sequence ATGTCATCGCTTTCACTTTCGGGTGTAGCACAAGAAAAAGATAGCGTAGTATTTCTAGGCGACACACTTAGTCTAACAAGCAAGCAAATCCAATATTGGAAAAAAAAATCGGATGATATATTACTTCCGATTGCTAATGAAACCGATAAATTCCTAATTCAGAAAACCGGCACACTGTCATTCCGTGATCAGCGATTTCAAATCGCTGATCCATTGGATGATGGCGTCACGAAGATCCTTGTGATTGGAAATAGCTTTTCCGACGACGGCGTTGAATATTATCTTCACGACTTGGCAAAGCAAAGTGGAAAACCACTGGTTATTGGCAATCTATTTCGAGGCGGAGCGCCTTTAGATTTCCACCTGAAAAACGCTACTGAAGATAATGCCATTTACGATTACCGAAAAACCTACATCGACGGAGCGAAAGTGAATACGCGAAAAACTTCAATTCTAACAGCATTAAAGGATGAAAACTGGGATATCATTTGCTTTCAACAAGCAAGTTTACTCTCGGGAGATCTTGCGTCAGTTAAGAAAGACCTTCCTTCCCTATTTGCATATGTTCAGAAGAACTATCCTATATCCTCTGTGCGCTATGCTTATCACCAGACTTGGGCATATGCCCAAAATGCAAGCACTAAGAATTTCGAAAAATATAACCGAAATCAAGAACTGATGTATCAAAAGATTGTAGATGTGTCAAAGGAAATAAAGGATATCATACCGATTGATTTCATTATCCCTGCGGGTACTGCAATTCAAAATGGTAGGACTAGCTATATTGGCGATAATTTCACACGTGAAGGCTATCATTTGGACCTTAAAATTGGTCGCTTCACAGCAGCATGCACCTGGTATCAAAGTCTATTCCATGATCTAAATCAGAACAGCTATGTACCTTTTAATTTAAGTCGAAATCAAATCGATGTGGCAAGGAACGCGGCGATAGCTGCTGTCAAAAACCCCTTTGAACTCACTCGAAATGAGAACTTAAAATTGCCGGTACAATCGAGCAGCTTTAGTAGTATACAAGTTAATTTTGGCGCTGATTTAATTATGTCGGGATGGAATTCATTTCTTTTTGAACGAGCCGGCACCCGTTTAAGCGACCTGAATAACTTAGACAACAAGTCGACTTCTGTAGCAATTGAAATTATCCGGAACTTTGACAAGCGTGCCAGCGAGGGTCCCGCGCGAACTGCAATCGATTTTAAAATGCCTGCGGAGGTTTCCAAATCCAACTTTTCCGTTCAGTTAGGAGAACAGGACGCTTTACTCCCGTTCCTAAAAATCGAAGGCCTTAATCCGAAAAAAAAATATACAGTTTCCATCTTCGCAAGTCAAAACCAGCAAGTAAATCCACTGTATTATTGGGTTAAAGGATCCAATACAACGTCTGAACTGTTGAACACGAGTTACAACAAAAACAGATTGCTTACTTTCAAAAATCTAATTCCTCGGATGGACGGAACCTTAGAACTCGGTTTCAAGCAAGCGTCGAAAACTTCAACAAGCACTGCCGTAATCAACGCTTTACGTATTTCGGAATCAAATGAACTTTAG
- a CDS encoding NHL repeat-containing protein, with translation MKTKIFLLAVTLSLLTKPTIAQFKNHGPQVFAKAVQGSQFIKDKQGNEYLFTVLRGIPARMLGYELKTGKKILEAELTGTDGSWDMTLSSDNTLYATGNGHIYSYKLGDEKPTPLALSNLDQKVVWDLHPAEGGIIYGGTYPDGLVFKYHPKVGFEVVSDGPLHPGENYVRGLVYNKNDKKIYAGTGSNAKFIRLDPKTKQKTQLLADEKVFKEFLYDLEIVYKVGGKDYIIGYINSNTFSSCFVYDIQAQKIVRKLPAIDMKSIVKDPHSNTIYYTAKGKVFELDLSNNHADAIAIGKITGAGKAAVWTDKGDYQVFSNAQTLYKINPRSKQLDSLALDVPNSPINIQTIYWGPDQKVWSAGYLAGQHGTFDPSTGIHQSYPGLHQTEGMVSLGNKLYFGIYTKAHIYSYDLTKAWKVGSGNPKHLGQIKDQDRPFAVISSEKRKEVILGTVPPYGELGGTISHLNVETETISTFDNIIPNQSVISVLNFNERVIGGSSISGGLGVLPKEKRGKIFEWDPESKQVLWTDSIANYWSISGLFKGPNDNIWGFADGTLFEYDLAKKKVVSELPVYQYPKYPSHIWRNGLAIFHPNGLIYFTLSDCMYSYDFKSKKLIKLRDNASLMILGQDNKIYFRQDTDLWSYTPEQY, from the coding sequence ATGAAAACCAAGATATTTTTACTTGCCGTAACTTTAAGCTTACTGACAAAACCCACAATCGCTCAATTTAAAAATCATGGACCGCAAGTATTTGCCAAAGCCGTCCAGGGCAGTCAATTTATTAAGGATAAGCAGGGGAATGAATATTTATTTACCGTTCTACGCGGCATTCCGGCACGTATGCTGGGTTACGAATTGAAAACAGGAAAGAAAATACTCGAGGCCGAATTGACAGGAACTGACGGTTCTTGGGATATGACCCTATCAAGTGATAACACCCTTTACGCAACTGGAAATGGCCATATTTATTCCTATAAATTAGGTGACGAAAAGCCTACACCTTTAGCCCTATCAAATCTTGATCAAAAGGTGGTTTGGGATTTACACCCTGCTGAGGGTGGAATAATCTACGGTGGAACCTATCCTGACGGATTAGTTTTTAAATACCATCCCAAAGTAGGATTTGAAGTCGTTTCCGACGGACCTCTTCATCCTGGAGAAAATTATGTCCGTGGCCTCGTCTATAATAAAAATGACAAGAAAATCTATGCTGGCACCGGTTCCAATGCCAAGTTTATTCGTTTAGATCCAAAAACAAAACAGAAGACGCAACTCCTGGCGGATGAAAAAGTTTTTAAAGAATTTTTATACGATTTGGAAATTGTATATAAAGTCGGCGGGAAAGATTACATCATTGGGTACATCAATAGCAATACCTTTTCATCATGCTTTGTTTACGACATTCAAGCACAGAAGATTGTACGAAAGCTACCTGCCATAGATATGAAATCTATTGTCAAAGACCCCCATTCCAATACAATCTACTATACTGCGAAAGGGAAAGTTTTCGAGCTAGATTTATCAAACAACCATGCAGACGCCATTGCTATCGGGAAGATTACGGGCGCTGGTAAAGCCGCCGTTTGGACTGATAAAGGCGATTACCAAGTGTTCAGCAATGCGCAAACATTGTACAAGATTAACCCAAGAAGCAAGCAATTGGATAGCTTAGCATTAGATGTACCTAACTCACCAATAAATATTCAAACCATTTATTGGGGACCTGATCAAAAAGTTTGGAGTGCAGGCTATCTCGCTGGACAACACGGGACTTTTGATCCTTCAACTGGTATTCATCAGTCCTATCCAGGACTTCACCAAACTGAAGGAATGGTGAGTTTAGGGAATAAACTGTATTTCGGAATTTACACGAAAGCACACATTTACTCATATGACTTGACAAAAGCTTGGAAAGTAGGTTCTGGAAATCCTAAACATTTAGGACAGATTAAAGACCAAGACCGACCTTTCGCGGTAATTAGTTCTGAAAAACGCAAGGAAGTAATCTTGGGGACAGTACCTCCGTACGGCGAATTGGGGGGTACAATAAGCCATCTAAACGTAGAAACAGAAACGATTAGCACCTTCGATAACATCATTCCGAATCAGTCCGTTATTTCAGTTTTGAATTTTAATGAACGTGTGATTGGCGGAAGCTCCATTTCCGGAGGATTAGGCGTGCTCCCAAAAGAGAAAAGAGGTAAAATATTCGAATGGGATCCAGAAAGCAAACAGGTACTGTGGACAGATAGTATCGCAAACTACTGGTCGATCTCGGGCTTGTTTAAAGGACCGAATGATAATATTTGGGGTTTTGCAGATGGGACGCTATTTGAGTATGACTTAGCGAAAAAGAAAGTGGTATCGGAGCTTCCCGTTTATCAATATCCAAAGTACCCAAGCCACATTTGGCGAAATGGCTTAGCGATCTTCCATCCAAATGGACTCATTTACTTTACGCTATCCGATTGTATGTACAGCTACGATTTCAAATCGAAAAAACTTATCAAGCTCCGCGACAATGCGTCACTGATGATTCTTGGTCAGGACAACAAAATTTATTTTCGACAAGATACAGATCTGTGGAGCTATACGCCAGAACAATACTAA
- a CDS encoding sulfatase/phosphatase domain-containing protein produces the protein MEDLGAYDQVDFPLPTTFYDQYEGRKAAANQDMTITQTMRISDDLKVHAKFGLSKEQAATKRQKLKQKLYGDRDLSEKEAESLERLVYEGMYERLNSKQASSVQAYYDRISKDHDDLNLTGDAMSEWKYQRYIRDYLSTANSLDRNIGKLLAYLDQQGLAENTIVIYGSDQGFYLGEHGWFDKRFIYQESLKTPFVIRYPKVVKAGTKINQHVLNIDWAPTLLEIAGVSVPSDIQGRSFLKLLKANGKKVKTREASYYHYYEFPRPHQVSPHFGITTDRYKLIRFYKGQESWELYDLQMDPNELHNVYGRKEYESTVRKLKGKLNELIKQYDDQEAAKVMNQAD, from the coding sequence ATGGAGGATCTCGGCGCATACGATCAGGTTGACTTCCCTTTACCAACAACCTTTTATGACCAATATGAGGGTAGAAAGGCTGCCGCAAATCAAGATATGACAATTACTCAGACTATGCGTATTTCAGATGATTTGAAGGTGCACGCAAAGTTTGGATTATCGAAAGAGCAAGCAGCAACAAAGCGGCAAAAGCTCAAACAAAAGCTATATGGAGACCGAGATTTAAGCGAAAAGGAAGCAGAATCGCTGGAGAGGCTCGTCTATGAAGGTATGTACGAACGGTTGAATAGTAAACAGGCGAGCAGTGTACAAGCATACTACGATCGGATTTCTAAAGACCACGACGATCTGAATTTGACCGGCGATGCCATGAGTGAATGGAAATATCAACGCTATATTCGCGATTATTTATCGACTGCGAATTCGTTAGATCGGAACATCGGTAAGTTGCTTGCCTACTTAGATCAACAGGGCTTAGCCGAGAATACCATTGTGATTTATGGATCTGACCAAGGATTTTATTTAGGCGAGCATGGCTGGTTCGACAAGCGTTTTATTTACCAAGAATCGTTGAAGACTCCTTTTGTTATTCGTTATCCAAAAGTGGTCAAAGCAGGGACCAAAATAAATCAACATGTTTTAAATATCGATTGGGCTCCAACCTTATTGGAAATTGCAGGAGTTTCCGTACCTTCGGATATACAAGGTCGCTCTTTCTTGAAGCTGTTAAAGGCAAACGGAAAGAAGGTAAAAACGCGCGAGGCGAGTTACTACCATTATTACGAATTTCCAAGACCACATCAAGTTTCGCCGCATTTCGGCATAACAACGGATCGATATAAGTTAATTCGCTTTTACAAGGGACAGGAGAGTTGGGAACTTTACGATCTACAAATGGATCCGAATGAGTTGCACAATGTTTACGGTCGAAAAGAATACGAATCGACGGTCCGGAAATTAAAAGGGAAGCTTAACGAACTGATAAAGCAATATGATGATCAAGAAGCTGCTAAAGTTATGAATCAAGCAGACTAG
- a CDS encoding sulfatase-like hydrolase/transferase — MKYLLNLLCVALLLFPFMLVNPVRAQQKKPNIIFIFSDDHAYQAIGAYGNKFAHTPNIDRIAKEGALFENFLVTNSICGPSRANLLTGKYSHKNGYLANEGQFNVNQQLFSRLLKQGDYQTAWIGKWHLGSLPGDAFDEWKILPGQGYYYNPDFIDSKNDTSRYEGYVTDLTTEFATDWMDNRDKDKPFLFSRRRESYTSGMVTSNGGSRRIRSG; from the coding sequence ATGAAGTACCTGTTGAATCTATTATGCGTAGCGCTGTTATTATTTCCTTTCATGCTGGTAAATCCCGTACGAGCCCAACAGAAAAAACCGAATATTATTTTTATTTTTTCTGATGATCATGCTTATCAGGCGATTGGAGCGTATGGAAACAAATTTGCGCATACGCCAAATATTGATAGAATTGCTAAAGAGGGGGCGCTATTTGAAAACTTCTTGGTTACCAATTCTATTTGTGGGCCGAGTAGAGCGAATTTGTTAACCGGAAAATATAGCCATAAGAATGGTTATCTAGCGAATGAAGGGCAATTTAATGTGAATCAACAATTATTTAGTCGCTTATTGAAACAAGGTGATTATCAAACTGCTTGGATCGGGAAATGGCATTTAGGATCCTTACCAGGAGATGCATTTGATGAATGGAAGATTCTACCGGGGCAAGGATATTATTACAATCCAGATTTTATTGATTCGAAGAACGATACTAGTCGTTATGAAGGTTATGTAACGGATCTAACTACCGAGTTTGCAACGGATTGGATGGACAATCGCGATAAGGATAAACCTTTTCTTTTTAGTCGTCGGCGAGAAAGCTACACATCGGGAATGGTTACCAGCAATGGAGGATCTCGGCGCATACGATCAGGTTGA
- a CDS encoding WG repeat-containing protein → MKSIILSLSLSLISLGSTYAQVQKLFKLDYQYLLADQDAAAELENAGQFQSGYVNKKYIKIVPNDGESPIYVSEKDSKKSFMLFPASQEFFVVNSGEEAAEVAEELGIEYIKGKTKKIAGYDCKFGQVKIDSGEEGVDPTLIELWYTEAIPAIYWGEFEILSQVPGAVLEFSVAGNGFTVTKIANAEMKQADFSIPEDYTALEISAEAVAEDGATVGLAGTEVAENRVIYSNDEQSLYGLADSEGNHITSLDFTHIDYFFDGQAIVANQEGKFGTIDLQGKPVIACQYDYLGYDDNSEQYMYSINEKTGLLNKNGTVAIKADYDQISFITNGMASAMKDEKWGIIDETGKVIIPFQYEMIFEISKANFTVYENEKLTLYNLKTNKMVGEEYDYISLSQDSPLITVQKDDKFGFINPLGKVVIPFKYTVAGTFENGQVVVAEDAEASDHYIINMKGERVEEQ, encoded by the coding sequence ATGAAATCAATCATTTTATCATTATCCTTAAGTCTTATTTCTTTAGGATCGACTTATGCACAAGTTCAAAAGCTTTTTAAACTAGATTACCAGTATTTGTTAGCAGATCAAGACGCTGCTGCAGAACTTGAAAACGCTGGTCAATTTCAGTCTGGATATGTTAATAAAAAATATATTAAAATAGTACCCAATGATGGCGAATCTCCAATTTACGTCAGTGAGAAAGACTCAAAGAAATCATTTATGTTATTTCCTGCCTCACAAGAGTTTTTTGTCGTAAACTCGGGAGAAGAGGCTGCTGAAGTGGCGGAAGAGCTTGGAATCGAATATATAAAAGGAAAAACCAAAAAGATTGCTGGATACGACTGTAAATTTGGTCAAGTAAAGATTGATTCCGGTGAAGAAGGAGTCGACCCTACCCTTATCGAATTATGGTATACCGAAGCAATCCCTGCAATCTATTGGGGAGAGTTTGAAATTCTATCTCAAGTTCCTGGTGCAGTTCTAGAATTCTCGGTTGCTGGGAATGGTTTCACGGTAACAAAAATTGCTAATGCGGAAATGAAACAAGCAGATTTTAGTATTCCGGAAGATTACACGGCACTCGAGATATCAGCAGAAGCAGTAGCCGAAGATGGCGCGACAGTAGGATTAGCCGGCACTGAAGTAGCTGAAAATCGTGTTATTTATTCGAACGACGAACAATCATTGTATGGTTTAGCGGATAGTGAAGGCAACCATATTACAAGTCTTGATTTCACACATATTGATTACTTTTTTGATGGTCAAGCTATTGTTGCCAATCAAGAAGGTAAATTCGGAACCATTGATCTACAAGGAAAACCAGTTATCGCTTGTCAATATGACTATTTAGGCTACGATGATAATAGCGAACAATACATGTATAGCATCAATGAAAAAACAGGCCTGCTAAATAAAAACGGTACTGTGGCGATTAAAGCAGACTATGATCAAATTAGCTTTATCACCAATGGCATGGCATCCGCAATGAAAGATGAGAAATGGGGAATCATTGATGAAACTGGTAAGGTTATCATTCCTTTCCAATATGAAATGATTTTTGAGATTAGTAAAGCGAATTTCACTGTGTATGAAAACGAAAAATTGACTTTATATAATTTAAAAACTAATAAGATGGTTGGTGAAGAATATGATTACATCTCTCTTTCACAAGATTCACCATTAATTACGGTTCAAAAAGATGATAAATTTGGCTTTATCAATCCATTGGGTAAAGTTGTCATTCCTTTTAAATATACCGTCGCTGGAACCTTCGAAAATGGTCAGGTTGTTGTTGCTGAGGATGCTGAAGCTAGTGATCATTACATCATCAATATGAAAGGC